A window of Homalodisca vitripennis isolate AUS2020 unplaced genomic scaffold, UT_GWSS_2.1 ScUCBcl_4011;HRSCAF=9892, whole genome shotgun sequence genomic DNA:
AAGTGTATCGGTGTAAATTTGTTCCCAGGAGGGCATTGTTTTGAACAAGATCCTGGggtaaatcaccttatattagttaaaaaagctatttgtaaataatacttaaaagtgTGACTACATCAAAAAAATGTCAGTGCCTCATTACACAAAAGCAGAATACGCagtcatttaataaaaacagtaaaaatttttaagacagtagagaggtacgttttattgtaagctttggatatttgtttctaattttcatattgtaatttccattatattaaatacattatttataaaacataataagtctatgtctagtggtttactttattgtaccttatattctcaagtttagttaatatttaattgcactaaatgacagtttctatttaaataaaatgataagcgaatgccttataaatggggttttaaaaaatgtttaacatattaaaaataattaattacatttaaaatgaattttaaattaatgatatgttgagttttaatttaagagccgagagcggcctggagtgtagGCGATCTGTTTTAGTTCGGGTGATGCGGTCAGGGTTTTCGCCTATGTTCtgccgataatatcaggaaaacaACTGGGCCTTAGTAAaaagtttcgaatgaaaaaaattattcaaactctttatctcaaacttcccgcttacaaaacttgcctgtcctaaaaaaaaaaaaaaattcctcaacagaccgactttttcatgttacgattttcaaatgtgtataaaacttttcaagttttttgctcattaaaattatatagagatcaaaactgGTTAATTTGAGTTGCGCCATTGGAATCTGTGTTTTATGAGAAATacgtacaccaaatttgaacattttggctttaatcctaagtgggctaggtggcgatttatttatgcacgcgcactgcaatttttaagcttctctgGACGGCGTTTCTAGATGCtctcaagatggccgccactggcttcaacaccagtaatgttgtaggaataggagtgctccatctattggtcttatgtgatagACTGGGAAGAAAGACTCACTTTATGAAAAAAAGGAACAGCTAGGTGCGTCGTGTGTTTGAATAGAGGACTGAGGAAAGAAACCATTTATCTTTCCAAGACATGCAATGCCAAGCCTGCTGTCCATCGGATGACTGTTTTGAAGTCTAACCACAGTCAAGCTCAATTCTAACTGCAATTTACTAACTGTTTTGGgccttctaatttaatttttaacagtgtaCCAAATgcaaattattatgtttttaactaATATGCATCaagtcttaaaaaattaaataaaaaaattgaaattacttaaaaaacttttattatatatttatgtaaataataaaaataattttttaacataacatgtgtttttatatagtattaaccaatatgttcaataaaaaaataaactttagaaaaaattaaaaaaaaatttaattaagcgTAAACAGTAGATTTTTCTACTGATTATTTAGCGTACCAAGGGTTAATATATGGCATTGCTATTTTAGGCAGTTATTGCAGTTACCCTCATGATGGACCGAGATTTTGTCCATTTTCTACGATCATGACCCTTATCAGAATACAAAACTACCATAATACAAAATATGCACTAATGCAATATAACGATAAATAATGGCCACATATGAAAACctagaaaaaataaacattcttacaAATCATCCATTGCCACAAACAACTTGAAATAAAGAACGAATATAATTCACTCACTACCTAGTAATTctctagaaaaataaaaaatcaaatataattcattcattacctagttattttacaagaaaaataaaaatattctgacaAATCATCTATTACCACTTGTTAATAGGTACTTCATACtttgaggttaggttaggttaggaagtgtgtactttaaatgttttcttgtttACTAACATATTTTCCAGGAAACAACTAAtgtatctattaattttataaatacaaaaaccatGATCTATTTCTATTGGTTTGCTTAGTCTGGTCTCTTGAAGTGCTTGTgtgatattcaaaataaaaatacttttataagtagaaataaataaaaatacttttatgtataaaaaagacTTATTAGTTTTTCCATTTGAAAATCAGGGTTAATGTAAagtcatgtttaatattaaagttacaaCAGGAATTGAAAACAACTGAATACTTCAACAAGTTTTTattgggttttgttttgtttaaacagCTTCTTGCACAGGGGGCTCATAGCCCTCTGGTCTTTCAACCTTGGCACCAGGTTCTTCGCTACTTCCTTTTCCATCTCCATGGAGCTCAAGCAATTTGCTCAAGTCAAAACGAGGcttctttaaaacttttaccTAAACAAACAGCATTTGTATAAACCTTAGGTGAATACCAGTTCTTATAATTAATGACACATTGACCTATATTTTGGTATTACTGTCAATATTTCTTGATATCaatgtataaacaacacataacatcaggtacatatttatCTACCAAGAACTTTGCAAGAAAACAAATACTCTTTCTGCTGATTATATAGCACTTGATGACTATTAATAAAGGCTAACTATGGACTAAGTGGAAATGAAATCTCCCAGTGACACATCACTATTGTGCCTTACATAATAAgtctaaatttgtttaattataattaatcagtaaaatacttatttaaaatttataatagttcaTGTCAAATGTATTTCGTCCTTGTAACTAGTATAAAACTACTACTATTATGCcaactataatatatttgtaaccgtgtgtaattataagtaaaaaactgaatgtttggtttatttaaacTACTGTGAATAAATACGTGCTGCCAATAAAAATTTACCAGTCggaatatattttcaacataatgtttttacaaattaatgtttaacaaatgtaatttactatttatatatttaaaaataatatttattttactgaggATTACGTAGATATGATAAGAGAATTTTTTACACTGTataaaggattaaaatatttctgaacatCTCTTAAACCTTTGAGTGCTGTGGTGTCACCACAATAGACATGgcataaagaatgtaaattgccGGTGTAGACGACATTTAATATACTATGTAGTAGAAATGCCCGAGTAAAATATATAGTTGGattcaatatgttttaatttattgattataaactaTGATATTGTTATGGTATGATAACAGACATATTCGTCACATGTGTATTACGGGATAGGCTCTATAATTGTGTTTTGATGTAAATACCAATCATAAGCAGagtactatttacatttattaatgtaataatatcaaTACTGGTATTTGGATGTTTCCATAGCAAAGAGCTTTTGTTTGCTTTTCCTTacaacaaatgttattttattttattttaaacctttctGATAGTATTATTGTTAGTACTAtagtattatttcattaatattcttgTTCTTTTAAATTATCTTTCTACTAAAACTTAATTGATTTCATCCTCTGAAAAATGAGCCTGTTTCACAGTGTTTTCCACAAAACTTGTCATCTTCTATAGAAAGTTATCTTTCTAAGTTTGTTTCATAAATGGtttttcatgtttgtttttattaaaaaaaaaaaaacaactaaatattatgtaagaatgttttaaagaatttgaTGACCTTTCACACAATACAgctattaaaaatacattgtatataatggTAAATTTACCATGAACATTTGCAATATAttcatttcattgaaaaaataaaatagtaaaaacttatgTAGTTATTGAAATCAGCATTATCCTCAAAAGTTAGCAAATCTACAAAATTCAGGCCAGCTGGCATTTTAACCcattgaaaaagtatttattaaggCCTCGGAAGGACTGGTAGAAACAATTGCTTCAATCAGAATTGCACTTGTAATCGCTATAAAGCAACAGCTGAGCCCCACaattttttacaactattatGATCAATCTCCcatctaaacaaaaacaaactacgAGTATACACCTAATCTTGCGTGTAGTAGCTTGTCAAAAACAATGACAAAGTATTCAAACAAACAGGTGATCAATTCAGTGCTGccagtaacaaaacaaaatgaaatgcATTTTCCTCTTAGTAAAAGAACCAGTTAAGACGATACCAACAATACCTGCTTAACTCGAACAGCCCAGAACAATAAATAATGGCTAAACATAGATAAAGAGACCAGCTCGCCATCTTCCATGGGTTAAGAGGGTAACATAGCAAAATAACTACAGTACGCAAGggttaatattactaataattaactttacagatctaaaaataattcataaatcattaaagtttatcagtttcataatgtaaatttaaaacttaccttTCTGATATAAACATCATGCAATGGATAAATGCCTTGACAGGCCTTTTCAATATCCTTGGCAATTGAATCAGGAAGGAGTTTGTTCACTACTTCTTTAAGATCAGACTTAGTGACATCATCTGTTATTTTCTCAACCATCTTTTTCCTGATGGCTCTCACCTGATAGAAAAGAAGTTTGATTAATTGGTGCCAAAGagcaaataaaatagtaaaaactataaaaaaacatagGTTCCtaagatttaaaaactttccaTCAAGCTACAAGCTATAACAGAATCCTGTTAGCTTTTTCGAGTCCACCTCTCACATCTTAGGGCTCAGGGAAAACCTTACCTATATAAACGAGTCCACATTGTGAGATGGCTGGACAGTCCAACCAGAGATGGTCTGCTAACTCCTAATTGCAGGATCTACAGACTCAATCAATCCTAGTCTCCTAAGCTGTATCTGGAGAGGTCCAtggcttttttttgtttttgtaaagtcAAACCTACTTTGCTACCTTCCTGTAGCAGTTTTATGAATAGCGTTGACATTCTTAATCCTTGGGAGTTATGCCACTTGAAAACTTAAACTTTTCTTTCACATCTTcttatataaaatgattttcttGAAAAACAATTTGGTCTTTggaatttataaactaaaaatgcacttaataaatatacagAACACTAATGAGGtacaattcatttaaaattattaacatttttatataagtcagaatttcaaatatttagcaAAAGTAAAGAGCACAGCACTTAGTGTGATCtcctattgtttatatatacaaGGGTGTCGCAAACTTCTGtagctgatagtactcatcatttcaaacaaaaaatgccATATAATTATAGGTCGAAAAAATGTGTCATTTAGCTACGGTAGtgataagagaaaaataaaaaaataacagcatgatttgtttgaatattaacaaaatggatCTTATGGAAAACTTTTATGAAGTCAAATGGAGACTGGTAGTTTATGCGTGGTTCGGTATGTTCAGAAAACCTGATGTTGACAGTTAGTATTAAATACACCACAGCAACTAGATACGAGTCACTAGCCACTGCAAAATGGACCTGGAGGAACTCAAAACGAGTTCCTGACCAGTTAAAGAGTTGAACAATATGTAAaatgggtaattctaagcaatatatgggtcaacctcgatttttctcatattacaatataatgttccaatagtcaattagaaaaggaaatgactagaatttcttgccggaaagcagttatagggagcaggcaaccgcgagaattacctattagtgatcaggggcactgacgtgatctgggcttcaaatttggaagtattcgagttaattttttttctaaaagagcaagcagcgcgaagcgctgcgcagcgggcaagcatcgtgcgcgatcttcgtctatactgaattgattcaggccaaaggaatgacacagattcctttaccagatttttacggagattttgtattgagcggattatattggtttactttgctttccagcatgtaattatgtgtttaaaattgttttacatacattacctacattatattgtaatatgtaataacaatttatcagaaatttttaataaaaaaaaggatcacgcacgatgcctgcccgctgtgcagcgcttcgcgctgcttgctcttttagaaaaaaaattaactcgagtagttccaaatttgaagcccagatcacgtcagtgcccctgatcactaataggtaactctaagcaatatatgaccgtctggcggttgcctgctccctataactgctttccggcaagaaattctactcatttccttttctaattgactattggaacattatattgtaatatgagaaaaatcgaggttgacccatatattgcttagaattaccgtaaAATGAAAAGAGAAATATAGAATGTCTATGTTAGAAGACAGTACATCGAGATGATACCTCATAATCATTAATCTGAAGCCTAAGAAGAAACTAAACCACAGGCACTGTCACATGcagtataaactaataattttacatacttggctaaaatttatattataattatttttacagtgtgACTGTTGAGTTTAGTTCTATTTCACCTTCCGTCTGGTTAGTGCAATGTTTGAAATCTGACTTTGTTTTTTACAGatggattttaaacatttgtcGTTATATCATCCAAAAACTGGACAGAAGAAAATATAGAAAGAAAGCATCCAATatcaaataatactttaaaagaaCATTCCATCTCAACCAGAAATTAAACATACAAAGTCATGAACAAGAAACCAATtaagttaaatcttaaaaattggaatataaaatgtttgtatacttaaataaaatacatatatcagCATTAAAAGCATCAATAGTGTATTATGTACTTTAAAATCATCAGTATAAATAGTTTTacgattttaaatgttaataattcttTACTCTGTACcactgcaaaaatattttaaatgtaaaaagaccataaaaatatacacaaacaatttatctttacatttaaccataaaataaaaaagatattaactcTAGGACCTAGAGCCCATGTAAGGTATTCTACACACCTCAGTCAGAATCTCTACTAAAGTTCAGCCTAAGAACATAAAGATCCTGAATACGATCCTGTTGCTGTCAGTATACACAGCCAAATAAAATCTCTTTGGTTATACAATATTTACCTGTGTGTGTTGTGCGTAGCAGGTTTTTCTCTGTGACATCTGATCCTTGTTAGTAAATCCAATGCAGAATACACGTAGAAGATACCCATCAGTTGTTTTTACATCAACGTTTGCCTCAATTAAAGTCTGTAACAAAGAATGtgtaaatatcattaaaactGGTCAGTGATTGATAccacataaataaaacaagatttcaTGTGGCTGAGGTCTAATCTATATCATGTAGTGACAGCTTCTTActctatacataatttattgtctcattaaatgtaaagtaaatcgATAAGGTATTACAGATTTTTACCAATGTcctaaattaatgaattaattactgacattatacagatttctaattcattatcatacctaaattattgaaaacattatgTAACTTTTCAGGGTGGCCTCTTATAACCTTTAGTCTAATTCCCGGTTTTACCAAATTTTCTCAGTTGAAATTTTCTGATTCTCTAATACATTTTCAGACCAAACATTAactactgtatttaacccttactcTGAGTATCATGGAGACGGTTTATCGTTAACAGCTGTTTGCAGGAAATGCCTCGAAACTGtggtaacaaaaaaattttgttgctAGCAATATGTATGCAAGAAATTCGGTGACAATTTATCACCACCACCTATATTTAGCCCCTTTGTTAATATCTCGGTGTTGACTTAACCTAATAGCTTTCCTTTATGTGATGTCTAGAAAATGCAAGTTTATAATACATAGGCTTTacaattcagaaaaataaagagaacaaacaATAATCTACACAGCACTTACATGGATCAGTATGCAGTCTAGCATAGCGTGCCAAAGGTATGAGGTACACAAACTTCCGCTACAGGACTAAGATTTAGCTGATACACAAGGTCGGTTTggtaaaacaaacaaatgaaaactaAAGAAACATTTctgaactttatttttaacttcatttaCACTTTTGAGGAAAAAAGTCAATGACTACAGGATCAGGGAAATggacatatattttatacaaaaaatcatacattaaattttctaaatatgataGAAATAGTAGATTTAGAGTTTGAAATTCACGAATAATCCATGCTTTTAATCGTCGGTAGCAGCCCCTGTTACACTTCCGCAAAAGTATCGTGGCTCTGAATATATCACATTGCCGACCAATATATGAAATGCCACAGAAAGTGATCTGCTACTTAAGTTACCTTAAGTGCGGTTCATTAGCGATCTGTAGAATAAGTAGACACTGGTAC
This region includes:
- the LOC124372802 gene encoding 40S ribosomal protein S3a → MAVGKNKGLSKGGKKGVKKKVVDPFTRKDWYDVKAPSMFATRQIGKTLVNRTQGTKIASEGLKYRVFEVSLADLQSDTDAERSFRKFRLIAEDVQGRNVLTNFHGMDLTTDKLRSMVKKWQTLIEANVDVKTTDGYLLRVFCIGFTNKDQMSQRKTCYAQHTQVRAIRKKMVEKITDDVTKSDLKEVVNKLLPDSIAKDIEKACQGIYPLHDVYIRKVKVLKKPRFDLSKLLELHGDGKGSSEEPGAKVERPEGYEPPVQEAV